In the genome of Tautonia marina, one region contains:
- the atpD gene encoding F0F1 ATP synthase subunit beta: MATATATGRITQVIGSTFDAEFDEGHLPEIYSALKVETEVKGVSVNLTGEVQQHLGGNRVRCVALGSTDGLVRGMDVIDTGAPVSVPVGTETLGRVFNLLGEPIDGRGPVPAQEHWPIHRPAPSFDQLSPKTEVFETGIKVIDLLTPFVRGGKIGLFGGAGLGKTVILQELIARIAKVHSGYAVFAGVGERTREGNDLWLEMQETKTGTGADAKSVIDSTVMFFGQMNEPPGARLRVALSALTNAEWFRDATGAETLLFVDNIFRFSQAGSEVSALLGRMPSNVGYQPTLATEMGALQERITSTTKGAITSVQAVYVPADDLTDPAPATTFGFLDAFIVLARSISEKGIYPAVDPLGSTSRILDPQFIGVEHYEVSRRVQSILQRYRELRDIIAILGIDELSEEDKVIVHRARRIERFLSQPFFVAEVFTGKAGKYTPLADTIRSFKELCDGKWDHLPESAFLYVGAIEEAEEQANRMAR; this comes from the coding sequence ATGGCCACCGCCACCGCTACCGGACGGATCACCCAGGTCATTGGCTCGACCTTCGATGCCGAGTTTGATGAGGGGCATCTTCCTGAGATTTACTCTGCCCTCAAGGTGGAGACTGAGGTCAAGGGCGTCTCGGTGAACTTGACCGGCGAGGTTCAGCAACACCTCGGCGGCAACCGTGTCCGTTGTGTCGCCCTGGGAAGTACAGACGGGTTGGTCCGGGGCATGGATGTGATCGATACCGGAGCTCCCGTCAGCGTTCCGGTCGGGACTGAAACTCTTGGACGCGTCTTCAATCTGCTCGGTGAACCGATCGATGGACGAGGGCCGGTCCCCGCTCAGGAACATTGGCCGATTCACCGCCCCGCTCCGTCGTTCGATCAACTGTCTCCGAAGACCGAAGTCTTCGAAACCGGCATCAAGGTGATCGACCTGCTCACCCCGTTTGTTCGTGGTGGTAAGATCGGACTCTTCGGTGGTGCGGGACTGGGCAAGACGGTCATTCTCCAGGAACTAATTGCCCGAATTGCGAAGGTCCACAGCGGATACGCCGTCTTCGCTGGAGTGGGTGAGCGAACCCGCGAAGGCAATGACCTTTGGCTCGAAATGCAGGAGACGAAGACCGGTACCGGCGCCGATGCCAAATCGGTCATCGACAGTACGGTCATGTTCTTCGGGCAGATGAACGAGCCTCCTGGTGCTCGTCTTCGTGTCGCGCTGTCAGCCTTGACCAATGCCGAATGGTTCCGAGATGCGACCGGGGCAGAGACTCTTCTGTTCGTCGACAATATCTTCCGATTCAGCCAGGCTGGTTCCGAAGTCTCGGCGTTGCTTGGCCGAATGCCCTCCAATGTGGGATATCAGCCCACTCTCGCCACGGAAATGGGAGCCTTGCAAGAACGGATTACCTCAACTACGAAAGGTGCCATTACCTCGGTTCAGGCGGTTTACGTACCAGCCGACGACCTGACCGACCCGGCACCTGCAACGACCTTCGGCTTCCTGGATGCCTTCATCGTGCTCGCCCGGTCAATCTCTGAAAAGGGGATTTATCCGGCCGTCGATCCGCTTGGCTCGACCAGCCGGATTCTTGACCCACAGTTTATCGGTGTTGAGCACTACGAGGTCTCACGGCGGGTCCAGTCGATTCTCCAGCGGTACCGTGAACTTCGAGATATCATCGCAATTCTTGGTATCGATGAACTATCCGAAGAAGATAAGGTCATTGTTCATCGTGCTCGCCGAATCGAACGATTTCTCTCGCAACCGTTCTTCGTTGCGGAGGTCTTCACCGGCAAGGCCGGCAAGTACACTCCGCTGGCCGACACGATTCGAAGCTTCAAGGAACTGTGTGACGGCAAGTGGGACCACTTGCCCGAAAGTGCCTTCCTTTACGTGGGCGCGATCGAGGAGGCCGAAGAGCAAGCGAATCGAATGGCTCGCTAA
- a CDS encoding FKBP-type peptidyl-prolyl cis-trans isomerase, translating into MSDLMVIALGALIAVGSTNSAAQDQPAQQPAAQPAPANADLSDLNSKASYGFGLNIGRTLKMQSEQFQLNARLVARGIADGLNDAQPLLTDEQLAQVMEEFEQQLLARQAEAEKAMLEQNKEKAAENKTAGDAYRAEFAKKEGVKSTNSGLLVEELKAGEGASPTLSDTVTIHYKGSLLDGSVFDSTEGKGPMTFPVAEFIEGWKQALQLMSVGDKWRVVIPPELAYGEFGTPGGPIPPNSTLIFEIELLGISGE; encoded by the coding sequence ATGAGCGACCTGATGGTCATCGCGCTCGGCGCACTGATCGCAGTTGGTTCGACAAACTCCGCCGCGCAAGACCAGCCGGCGCAGCAACCGGCCGCCCAACCCGCCCCTGCCAATGCAGACCTCTCGGATCTGAACTCCAAGGCGAGCTACGGCTTCGGTCTGAATATCGGACGGACATTGAAGATGCAGTCCGAGCAATTCCAGCTCAACGCCAGGCTGGTGGCTCGAGGCATCGCCGATGGCTTGAACGATGCTCAACCCCTGCTGACCGACGAGCAACTGGCTCAGGTCATGGAAGAATTCGAACAGCAGTTACTCGCCCGGCAGGCAGAAGCTGAAAAGGCGATGCTCGAACAGAACAAGGAAAAGGCGGCGGAAAACAAGACCGCCGGCGACGCTTATCGAGCGGAATTCGCCAAGAAGGAAGGGGTCAAGTCAACCAATTCCGGGTTGCTCGTCGAGGAACTCAAGGCGGGAGAGGGTGCTTCCCCGACGCTCTCCGACACGGTCACGATTCATTACAAGGGAAGTCTCCTCGACGGGTCTGTGTTTGACTCGACGGAGGGGAAAGGGCCGATGACGTTCCCGGTCGCGGAGTTCATCGAGGGTTGGAAGCAAGCCCTTCAATTGATGAGCGTGGGTGACAAGTGGCGCGTCGTCATCCCTCCCGAGTTGGCCTACGGTGAATTCGGGACTCCTGGAGGCCCGATTCCTCCCAACTCAACCCTAATCTTCGAGATTGAGCTGCTGGGTATTTCGGGTGAATAA
- a CDS encoding 3-keto-disaccharide hydrolase, translated as MISSTFLGLAVMSTALISLPSAQDREDIPEFALDRPEIRSGDPIFQFNGRDLSGFYTYLKDSGYDDPKKVFTVNDGMIRISGEEFGGIITDDEYENYHLVIEWRWGPKTFPPRVDRSRDSGLLLHCVGKDGAAGSGWMESIECQIIEGGCGDFIMVGGAERPSLTCVVREGEGNQLYYDPVNGSPVTRNSGRYNWWGRDPEWKDVINVRGPRDVESPVGEWNTMEVICDGETITNIVNGYVVNVGTKASLTRGKILLQSEGAELHCRRFEVRPILKD; from the coding sequence ATGATCTCCTCGACATTTCTTGGCCTGGCCGTGATGTCCACGGCCCTGATCTCCCTTCCCTCGGCTCAAGACCGTGAGGATATTCCCGAGTTCGCGCTCGATCGCCCCGAGATTCGCTCGGGGGATCCCATCTTCCAGTTTAACGGTCGAGACCTTTCCGGTTTCTACACCTATCTGAAGGACAGCGGGTACGACGACCCCAAGAAGGTCTTCACGGTGAATGATGGAATGATCCGCATCTCCGGCGAGGAGTTCGGGGGCATCATCACCGACGACGAGTACGAAAATTACCACCTGGTTATCGAGTGGCGATGGGGGCCAAAGACGTTCCCGCCTCGGGTTGACAGGTCGCGTGATTCCGGGCTTCTCCTGCACTGTGTTGGCAAGGATGGCGCTGCCGGTTCCGGCTGGATGGAGTCGATCGAGTGCCAGATCATCGAAGGGGGATGCGGCGATTTCATCATGGTTGGCGGTGCCGAACGACCGAGTCTCACCTGCGTTGTCCGGGAAGGTGAGGGCAACCAACTCTACTACGACCCCGTCAACGGAAGTCCCGTAACCCGGAATTCAGGTCGCTACAATTGGTGGGGACGCGACCCTGAGTGGAAGGATGTCATCAACGTTCGAGGTCCCCGAGACGTCGAAAGTCCGGTGGGTGAATGGAACACGATGGAGGTGATTTGCGATGGCGAGACCATCACCAACATCGTGAATGGCTATGTCGTCAACGTCGGCACCAAGGCGAGTTTGACGCGAGGGAAGATTCTCCTCCAGTCCGAAGGGGCTGAGTTGCATTGCCGACGCTTCGAGGTTCGCCCGATTCTCAAGGATTGA
- a CDS encoding CDP-alcohol phosphatidyltransferase family protein: MSRPSVTASLLLPNVLTFFRFGLAVVFPLVSPSWRPLILILAALSDAFDGMFSRLFHTASTFGQILDPIADKVFVGVVLITLLVEQTVSLPALLLVAARDLAVAFGVVVAVIRIGSDAIRRMPPHVLGKATTAFQFAFLLWVVYDQSVPFPLLLITGVISIAAGIDYLRNPHWKRPESAAHRAAPDDETADL, translated from the coding sequence GTGAGCCGACCCTCTGTCACTGCAAGCCTGCTCCTGCCCAACGTGCTGACCTTTTTCCGCTTTGGTCTCGCGGTTGTGTTCCCACTGGTTTCCCCGTCCTGGCGCCCTTTGATCCTGATTCTCGCCGCCTTGAGCGACGCGTTCGATGGGATGTTTAGCCGACTGTTCCACACGGCCAGCACCTTCGGACAAATTCTCGACCCGATTGCTGACAAGGTGTTCGTGGGAGTCGTCTTGATCACGCTCCTTGTGGAGCAAACAGTGTCTCTTCCTGCCTTGCTCCTTGTCGCGGCGCGTGACCTGGCCGTGGCATTCGGAGTAGTCGTGGCGGTCATCCGGATCGGCTCGGACGCGATCCGTCGAATGCCTCCTCACGTTCTGGGGAAAGCGACCACGGCGTTTCAGTTCGCGTTTCTGCTGTGGGTGGTGTACGATCAATCGGTTCCGTTTCCCCTGCTGCTGATCACGGGAGTGATCAGCATTGCCGCGGGAATCGACTATCTCAGGAACCCCCACTGGAAAAGGCCCGAGAGCGCGGCGCACCGCGCCGCTCCTGACGATGAGACTGCTGACCTATAA
- a CDS encoding RNA recognition motif domain-containing protein, with product MRIYVGNLNYSVTSEELRTMFEPFGTVEWAEVQTKMRTGRSRGFGLVDMPDDDQARSAIAALDGKEIDGRALSVNESRPRRSVRDLYAGGWSASARR from the coding sequence ATGAGGATCTACGTCGGAAATTTGAATTATTCGGTGACTTCCGAAGAACTGCGTACCATGTTCGAACCGTTCGGCACCGTCGAGTGGGCTGAGGTCCAGACGAAGATGCGTACCGGCCGCTCCCGTGGCTTCGGTCTGGTCGATATGCCCGATGATGACCAGGCCCGATCGGCCATCGCTGCCCTGGATGGAAAGGAAATTGACGGTCGGGCCCTCTCGGTTAACGAATCTCGGCCTCGGCGCTCCGTGCGTGATCTCTATGCCGGAGGCTGGTCTGCTTCCGCCCGCCGCTGA
- a CDS encoding outer membrane protein assembly factor BamB family protein encodes MATLEIHDGKGRVEYLTISPNHQVLIGSDPKCDIVIEDVEAMPFHGRLRWKTDRYKVEATPEARTLEVDGKKVVSSSFRQGSELRIGKARIFLITPDDGPAQFEKTRVQARPGAPLAGGWAGQMGPMAGEVEPPSLDSALDDVEEILEPSPSIRNRRSSRPDRSTPTKTSKQEVSSAGPQNGAKGGLANPLMIPVRWVQSVVFGKDQAPGEERVLSSPVVIILVLTLAILVSLGFGLFGIIREMAADRAFAKAKESLENAEYRNAIERFDLYVDNYPRHSLVSEARVLSALSEVRQFTTGSNPAWANALDAAESMYENLRQEPAYPDSKADLAEAVLEVTNGLVDRAQRLADAQALDLAEHSVTLHDRIGGSAAMLARERAKVPTRLEEARASVQKAQARKTALTAMDAALEAGDPDATYSARDTLVTQYADQADDPEVITRLRSANELIRSNTSVDLTRVRASTEPRPDPLGPPTSLVLRSSMEPAGESPSLVFALADGFAYALDAANGAPIWHVPVGLDCPFPPLSIPGADGDVLVFDPRFGDLMRLSGKNGQLVWRQEIGEAVIAPPLILGNQLAQPTAGGRLILINLVSGDRQASIDLGRKLAKTPVADDLGRHYYVLGHAAVAFVIRRDPVECVAVEYVGHEPGSAACPPARFGNYLLVSENRRPESGRWSLFQIESEGTRLRLRQRVDHIGWTWDTPASSGQVLWAVSDRGSIDAYAIGPYEQEDPLRLITRVEPEGSRLGPTFTYARTDRELWVASARTARYELDTKTATLSTAWTLSQAGAALAPPQILDNRMVLTQAPDRGRGATLWSVDPRNGAVSWRTILGSPWPAPPEPMPDRRGLASLSGDGSRLVLPVDDLQAGGFVVEPIPRPGDRRLPVGQLRRMDAGLATLVIPSPDTDHLFVREEDGANLTRITLPSPLSARPLTWEDDLLVPGVDGRVYLIDPTTGGPKADPLLPTFTGDGPSAWLDPVPINGNAIVLADRNGGVRRVYKDEGDRPRLVIDTEVALGQPLIAPPGSTGDTIILATADGWIRALASRDLSPAGAWELDAPVALGPYTDLDSGTVLVADASGKVIAFGLGGERLWTIDLEGDSLSGPPMIEGDDVWLCTLGGTLHRRVLSDGSPSDRFELSPLPAGGPNPVEGTMVLPASPGTLRLLRTSTIDPAAD; translated from the coding sequence ATGGCAACGCTGGAGATTCACGACGGCAAGGGTCGTGTTGAATATCTGACGATTTCCCCAAATCATCAGGTTCTTATCGGTTCCGACCCGAAGTGCGATATCGTGATCGAAGACGTTGAGGCCATGCCGTTTCACGGTCGGCTTCGTTGGAAGACCGACCGATACAAGGTCGAGGCAACTCCGGAAGCCAGAACGCTCGAAGTGGACGGAAAGAAGGTCGTCTCTTCCAGCTTTCGTCAGGGAAGTGAACTCCGAATCGGCAAGGCTCGAATCTTTTTAATCACTCCGGACGATGGTCCGGCTCAGTTCGAAAAGACCCGAGTTCAAGCCCGGCCTGGAGCCCCCTTGGCTGGCGGCTGGGCCGGGCAGATGGGGCCGATGGCGGGAGAGGTTGAACCTCCTTCGCTCGACTCCGCGCTCGACGACGTCGAGGAGATCCTCGAACCTTCCCCCTCGATTCGAAACCGGAGATCGTCTCGACCTGATCGATCTACTCCGACAAAGACCTCAAAGCAGGAGGTTTCATCGGCTGGTCCTCAGAACGGAGCGAAGGGCGGGTTGGCCAACCCACTGATGATACCGGTTCGCTGGGTTCAGTCAGTTGTGTTTGGCAAGGATCAAGCACCGGGAGAGGAGCGCGTCCTTTCTTCGCCGGTGGTCATCATCCTGGTCCTGACCTTGGCAATCTTGGTGTCGCTCGGATTCGGATTGTTCGGAATCATTCGAGAGATGGCTGCGGATCGCGCCTTCGCCAAGGCCAAAGAGAGCCTTGAAAACGCCGAATATCGCAATGCGATCGAACGTTTCGACCTCTACGTCGATAATTATCCGCGCCACTCGCTCGTCTCCGAGGCACGGGTCTTGAGCGCTCTGTCCGAGGTCCGTCAGTTCACCACGGGAAGTAATCCCGCCTGGGCCAATGCCCTCGATGCTGCGGAATCGATGTACGAGAATCTCCGCCAGGAACCCGCCTATCCCGACTCCAAGGCGGACCTCGCCGAGGCGGTGCTGGAAGTGACCAACGGGCTGGTTGATCGAGCCCAGAGGCTGGCCGACGCTCAGGCTCTTGACCTCGCCGAACACTCCGTCACATTGCACGATCGCATTGGAGGTTCCGCGGCCATGCTGGCTCGGGAACGTGCCAAAGTTCCCACCAGACTGGAGGAGGCACGCGCTTCCGTCCAGAAAGCTCAGGCTCGGAAAACCGCATTGACCGCGATGGACGCCGCTCTTGAGGCTGGTGACCCGGACGCGACTTACTCGGCCCGCGACACGCTGGTGACGCAGTACGCCGATCAAGCCGACGATCCCGAAGTGATTACCCGACTCCGATCCGCCAACGAGCTGATTCGCTCCAACACCTCGGTCGATCTCACCCGGGTTCGAGCCTCGACGGAGCCCCGGCCAGACCCTCTCGGCCCTCCGACCTCCCTTGTCCTTCGCTCCTCTATGGAGCCGGCAGGGGAAAGCCCCTCGCTTGTCTTTGCACTGGCCGATGGATTCGCCTACGCGCTCGATGCCGCCAATGGTGCTCCCATCTGGCATGTCCCTGTTGGGCTTGATTGTCCGTTTCCGCCGCTTTCGATTCCAGGAGCCGACGGTGATGTTCTGGTGTTTGATCCCCGATTTGGCGATCTGATGCGTCTGTCGGGCAAGAATGGTCAGCTCGTCTGGAGGCAAGAGATCGGTGAAGCGGTGATCGCCCCCCCCTTGATCCTTGGAAATCAGCTTGCTCAGCCGACGGCTGGTGGGCGACTGATCCTGATCAACCTGGTCAGCGGTGACCGGCAAGCATCCATCGACCTGGGCCGAAAGCTCGCCAAGACCCCCGTCGCGGATGATCTGGGACGACATTATTATGTTCTTGGACATGCGGCCGTGGCCTTCGTGATCCGACGAGATCCCGTCGAGTGTGTTGCCGTCGAGTATGTAGGTCACGAGCCCGGTTCGGCCGCGTGTCCCCCGGCTCGATTCGGAAACTATCTGCTCGTTTCGGAAAATCGTCGTCCCGAGTCCGGCCGTTGGTCCCTCTTCCAGATCGAGTCTGAAGGAACGCGTCTTCGACTCCGCCAGCGCGTCGATCACATCGGGTGGACCTGGGATACTCCGGCATCCTCCGGCCAGGTTCTCTGGGCCGTGAGTGATCGAGGTAGTATCGATGCTTATGCCATCGGTCCCTATGAACAGGAAGACCCCCTTCGACTGATTACTCGGGTCGAGCCTGAAGGATCGAGGCTCGGACCAACGTTCACCTATGCTCGCACCGACCGAGAACTTTGGGTCGCTTCGGCCCGAACCGCCCGGTACGAGCTCGACACGAAGACTGCAACCCTGTCGACGGCCTGGACCCTCTCACAGGCCGGGGCTGCGCTCGCTCCTCCTCAGATTCTCGACAACCGGATGGTTCTGACCCAGGCACCGGATCGAGGCCGAGGAGCCACGCTCTGGTCCGTCGATCCTCGAAATGGCGCGGTTTCCTGGAGAACGATTCTGGGTTCTCCCTGGCCGGCTCCTCCCGAGCCGATGCCTGATCGTCGAGGACTTGCCTCGCTTTCCGGTGATGGGAGTCGATTGGTGCTTCCCGTTGACGACCTTCAGGCTGGGGGCTTCGTTGTCGAGCCGATTCCCAGGCCCGGTGACCGCCGCCTTCCCGTGGGTCAGCTTCGACGCATGGATGCCGGGTTGGCCACTCTGGTCATCCCATCGCCCGACACGGACCACCTGTTTGTGCGAGAGGAGGATGGAGCGAATCTCACCCGAATTACACTCCCATCTCCGTTAAGCGCTCGACCATTGACCTGGGAGGATGACTTGCTTGTACCCGGTGTGGATGGTCGGGTTTATCTGATCGATCCCACGACCGGTGGCCCCAAGGCCGATCCACTCTTACCGACCTTCACGGGCGATGGACCAAGTGCTTGGCTTGATCCAGTGCCGATCAATGGCAACGCAATCGTGCTTGCTGATCGGAACGGGGGGGTGCGTCGCGTCTACAAGGATGAGGGAGACCGCCCCCGCCTGGTAATCGATACGGAGGTCGCACTTGGGCAACCACTGATCGCTCCCCCGGGCTCCACAGGAGATACGATCATTCTGGCCACGGCCGACGGTTGGATTCGGGCCCTCGCTTCCCGAGACCTCAGTCCGGCAGGAGCCTGGGAACTCGACGCACCGGTTGCGCTGGGGCCATATACCGACCTGGATTCCGGTACGGTCCTCGTCGCGGATGCCTCAGGCAAGGTAATAGCGTTCGGTCTTGGTGGAGAGCGTCTGTGGACGATCGATCTGGAAGGAGACAGCCTGTCGGGACCACCCATGATCGAAGGTGACGATGTCTGGCTTTGCACACTTGGCGGCACATTGCACCGACGAGTTCTCTCCGACGGCTCTCCGTCGGATCGGTTCGAGCTGAGCCCCTTACCCGCAGGCGGGCCCAACCCGGTTGAAGGAACAATGGTCCTCCCAGCCTCTCCGGGAACCCTCCGACTGCTGCGAACTTCAACGATTGACCCGGCAGCTGATTGA
- a CDS encoding serine/threonine protein kinase, giving the protein MFGKLFGSKESKKAPELAGKVKPAPIPKMKRVNLARRFTILAETSQGSMSHVSKAMDNEQQRSVCLKVQNSEKTAEALSRASREGRPPEGLIGSKIRHKNVVLTFDYGLSTKKEHWLSMEFVEGVSLSEIRKIGARDLSNKVGLLIQTAEGLEAVHQAGFIHHDFGPKNVLVNRENVVKIIDFGLAVPDEPHFHRPGNRTGTLQYMAPELIRREATDRRIDIFSFGVMAFELFTNRLPYEMAGDQMAMIRARMNADPLRLADVAPNLPDDLCAVVDRCLARRKEDRYPSMAQVANDLRALEIAPKDEE; this is encoded by the coding sequence ATGTTCGGAAAGCTATTCGGATCAAAGGAATCGAAAAAAGCCCCCGAACTTGCCGGGAAGGTCAAGCCCGCCCCGATACCGAAGATGAAGCGGGTGAACCTGGCTCGCCGATTCACGATCCTTGCCGAAACCAGTCAGGGGAGCATGTCCCATGTTTCCAAGGCCATGGACAACGAACAACAGCGGTCCGTCTGCTTAAAAGTGCAGAACAGTGAAAAGACTGCCGAAGCCTTGTCCCGAGCCTCCCGAGAAGGACGCCCACCCGAAGGGCTGATCGGTTCGAAAATCCGACATAAAAATGTCGTTTTGACCTTCGACTATGGTTTGTCGACCAAGAAAGAGCACTGGCTCTCGATGGAATTCGTCGAGGGTGTGAGCCTCTCGGAAATTCGGAAGATCGGCGCTCGGGACCTGAGTAACAAGGTCGGCCTGTTGATCCAGACGGCGGAAGGTCTGGAGGCGGTTCATCAGGCAGGATTTATCCATCACGACTTCGGTCCAAAGAACGTCCTGGTCAACCGCGAGAATGTGGTCAAAATCATCGATTTCGGTCTCGCTGTGCCCGATGAACCGCACTTCCATCGCCCAGGCAATCGTACCGGCACGCTCCAGTATATGGCCCCCGAATTAATTCGACGCGAGGCGACCGACCGTCGAATTGACATTTTTTCGTTTGGCGTCATGGCATTCGAACTCTTTACGAACCGACTGCCTTACGAGATGGCTGGCGACCAGATGGCCATGATCCGAGCCCGGATGAATGCCGATCCCCTTCGCCTGGCCGACGTGGCTCCCAATCTCCCGGACGATCTCTGCGCAGTGGTCGATCGGTGCCTGGCTCGACGAAAGGAGGATCGCTATCCCAGCATGGCACAAGTGGCCAACGATCTCAGGGCACTGGAGATTGCCCCGAAAGACGAAGAATGA
- a CDS encoding endonuclease/exonuclease/phosphatase family protein, with translation MRLLTYNIHKGIGGRDRRYDLDRIVAVIAQEQPDLICLQEVAEGIPRAGGEDQKALLAASFQGYRSIYQTNHRFRIGSYGNLVLSRWPIRRAHDVCLRYLNRKKRGAQLAVVDSPHGPLHLVNWHLGLHESTRQWQASYLLEHHCFRESAHLPTMIVGDFNDWRNTLANGPFARHGMRQITEPLHRFRSFPAYLAMSALDKVFCCSQVDVTHAEVVRSPLARRASDHLPLVMDFRVRHRTDAGMGTFRLHSQNLHSDSKPA, from the coding sequence ATGAGACTGCTGACCTATAACATCCACAAGGGGATCGGGGGGCGTGACCGCCGCTACGACCTTGACCGGATCGTTGCGGTGATCGCCCAGGAACAACCCGACCTGATTTGCTTGCAAGAGGTCGCAGAAGGCATCCCCAGAGCCGGTGGGGAAGATCAGAAGGCCTTACTCGCGGCTTCGTTCCAAGGATACAGATCGATCTACCAGACGAACCACCGATTCCGGATCGGTTCGTACGGCAATCTCGTGCTCTCCCGATGGCCCATCCGTCGTGCGCACGATGTGTGTTTACGCTACTTGAATCGCAAGAAACGTGGGGCACAGTTGGCCGTGGTGGACTCGCCTCACGGTCCGCTTCATCTGGTGAACTGGCATCTTGGTCTGCACGAGAGTACAAGGCAGTGGCAGGCAAGCTATCTTCTTGAGCACCATTGCTTTCGGGAGTCAGCCCACTTACCAACCATGATCGTGGGAGACTTTAACGACTGGCGGAACACCCTCGCCAACGGCCCTTTCGCCCGACACGGCATGCGGCAAATTACTGAACCGCTTCATCGATTCCGCTCGTTTCCGGCGTATCTGGCGATGAGCGCACTCGACAAGGTGTTTTGCTGCTCACAGGTGGACGTAACTCATGCCGAGGTCGTCCGTTCTCCGCTTGCGAGGAGAGCGTCGGACCATCTTCCATTGGTCATGGATTTCCGGGTCCGGCATCGAACCGATGCAGGAATGGGGACCTTTCGGTTGCATTCGCAGAATCTCCACTCCGATTCGAAGCCAGCCTGA
- a CDS encoding NYN domain-containing protein, whose translation MNASNEGRTLAVFIDLENLALGFENQKKPRFDIHKVLERLVEKGKIIVKKAYCDWSRYQAYTAPFHEAAIELIEIPRRSQTGKNSADIRLVVDAMDLAWSKSHIDTFVIVSGDSDFSPLVSKLKENDKHVIGLGMKGSTSELLRDNCDEFIYYEDLERIEKDEREAVEQLDSSIPEKKREVFALLIEACNALTRENTEVLYASLIKETMRRKKPSFDEGYYGYRSFTHLLEDADNAAIVDIERSPKSGTYVVTRYGDRKAILNGRARPSKR comes from the coding sequence ATGAACGCATCGAATGAAGGCCGTACTCTGGCCGTCTTTATCGACCTGGAAAACCTCGCGTTGGGGTTTGAGAACCAGAAGAAGCCTCGATTCGACATCCACAAGGTGCTCGAACGGCTGGTCGAAAAGGGCAAGATAATTGTCAAAAAGGCCTATTGCGACTGGAGTCGCTACCAGGCGTATACGGCACCGTTTCACGAAGCTGCCATCGAGTTAATTGAGATTCCCCGTCGGAGCCAGACCGGGAAAAACTCGGCCGATATTCGCCTCGTTGTCGACGCGATGGATTTGGCCTGGAGCAAATCTCACATTGACACGTTTGTGATTGTCTCGGGAGATTCGGACTTCTCTCCTTTGGTTTCGAAACTCAAGGAAAATGACAAGCATGTCATCGGGCTCGGAATGAAGGGCTCGACCTCGGAATTGCTCCGGGATAACTGCGACGAGTTCATCTACTACGAAGATCTCGAACGGATCGAGAAGGACGAACGGGAGGCAGTCGAACAACTGGACTCGTCCATTCCCGAGAAGAAACGGGAAGTCTTCGCCCTCCTGATCGAAGCCTGCAATGCTCTGACCCGGGAGAACACTGAGGTTCTTTACGCCTCATTGATCAAGGAAACCATGCGTCGGAAAAAGCCTTCGTTTGACGAGGGATATTACGGCTATCGATCGTTCACGCACCTGCTGGAAGACGCCGACAACGCCGCAATTGTCGATATCGAGCGAAGTCCCAAAAGCGGTACTTACGTGGTGACTCGATACGGCGACCGCAAAGCGATTCTGAATGGGCGTGCGCGTCCTTCGAAACGGTAA
- the atpC gene encoding ATP synthase F1 subunit epsilon, with the protein MSTTAALIEPQEPFDVPPGNPVKKEHHGVRCLVVTPEATVLEDVAEFVALPLFDGELGVLPGRTPLIGRLGYGALRLRTGTSERRYFVDGGFAQVRDDVVTILTSRAMPVEKIDRNLAQQELESAKARKVTSPLDLTDKARAEDRARALLRLAGKSGAGN; encoded by the coding sequence ATGTCCACGACTGCGGCCCTAATCGAACCCCAGGAACCGTTTGATGTCCCTCCGGGCAATCCAGTGAAAAAGGAACATCACGGTGTTCGCTGTCTGGTGGTGACTCCAGAGGCAACCGTTCTTGAAGATGTTGCCGAATTTGTGGCACTTCCTCTTTTCGACGGAGAACTCGGTGTATTGCCGGGTCGCACTCCGCTGATTGGACGACTCGGTTACGGAGCGCTGCGGCTCCGGACTGGAACCTCAGAACGGCGATACTTCGTGGATGGTGGTTTCGCTCAGGTCCGTGATGATGTCGTAACCATCCTCACCTCTCGGGCCATGCCGGTTGAGAAAATCGACCGGAATCTCGCCCAGCAAGAGCTTGAATCAGCAAAGGCTCGGAAAGTGACCTCCCCTCTGGATCTTACAGACAAGGCCCGTGCCGAAGATCGCGCCAGGGCCCTGCTCCGGCTTGCCGGCAAGTCAGGGGCAGGGAATTAA